In Mycoplasmopsis maculosa, one genomic interval encodes:
- a CDS encoding TrmH family RNA methyltransferase: MRKVITSNQNTKIKELKKHINNNKSDFFIVEGYNLVEEAINKKYCLEIYELFGKEKYSDSILVSDNVLNSVCTTKNPEGIFALCKKENIKNNNFEKIVFLDNLQDPGNIGTIIRSSVAFEFNAVFSNSNFYNDKIIRSSQGALFNINLVNYNNSFLELKKLKEDGYKLYGTTLSSNSIPLNDVNFDSKKIVIIFGNEGNGIKKEIYDLLDFKVYIPIKFESLNVSVSAGIVLNKISNG; encoded by the coding sequence ATGAGAAAAGTAATAACAAGTAATCAAAACACTAAAATAAAAGAACTAAAAAAGCATATTAATAATAATAAAAGTGATTTTTTTATTGTTGAAGGATACAATTTAGTAGAAGAAGCTATAAATAAAAAATATTGTTTAGAAATTTATGAATTATTTGGCAAGGAGAAATATTCTGATTCTATTTTAGTTTCGGATAATGTGCTAAATTCTGTGTGTACAACTAAAAATCCTGAGGGAATTTTTGCATTATGTAAGAAAGAAAATATTAAAAATAATAATTTTGAAAAAATAGTATTTTTAGATAATTTACAAGACCCTGGAAATATAGGAACCATTATTAGATCATCAGTAGCATTTGAATTTAATGCAGTTTTTTCAAATTCTAATTTTTATAATGATAAAATAATTAGATCAAGCCAAGGAGCTTTATTTAATATAAATTTGGTCAATTATAATAATTCTTTTTTAGAATTAAAAAAACTAAAAGAAGATGGATATAAGCTTTATGGTACAACATTATCATCAAATAGCATACCTTTAAATGATGTCAATTTTGATTCAAAAAAAATAGTAATAATTTTCGGAAATGAAGGTAATGGTATAAAAAAAGAAATATATGATTTATTAGATTTTAAAGTTTATATTCCAATTAAGTTCGAAAGCTTGAATGTATCAGTTTCAGCTGGTATTGTTTTAAATAAAATTAGCAATGGATAG
- a CDS encoding tRNA (cytidine(34)-2'-O)-methyltransferase, translating into MLHIVLFEPEIPPNTGNIIRTCYALGAKLHIIKPISFELSPHFLKRAGAGRILSDIQHEIHDSYDAFYNKYKDKNIYYVTRYGQVTYSDVDYKKEYLKKNEIWLMFGKESTGIDKKILKDNFDNCLRIPMVSNMRSINLANCVSILGFEVMRQLDFQDLSKFEIQKGKDFLLEWEK; encoded by the coding sequence ATGTTACACATTGTACTTTTTGAACCAGAAATACCACCAAATACTGGTAATATTATAAGAACATGCTATGCTTTAGGAGCAAAATTGCACATTATAAAACCTATTTCTTTTGAATTAAGCCCACATTTTTTAAAAAGAGCAGGAGCTGGAAGAATTTTAAGTGATATACAGCATGAAATTCATGATTCTTATGATGCTTTTTATAATAAGTATAAAGATAAAAATATTTATTATGTAACTAGATATGGACAAGTTACTTATTCTGATGTTGATTATAAAAAAGAATATTTGAAAAAAAATGAAATATGGCTAATGTTTGGTAAAGAATCTACTGGAATTGATAAAAAAATATTAAAGGATAATTTTGATAATTGTTTAAGAATTCCAATGGTTTCAAATATGAGATCTATCAATTTAGCTAATTGTGTATCAATTTTAGGTTTTGAAGTTATGAGACAATTAGATTTTCAAGATTTATCTAAATTCGAAATTCAAAAAGGAAAAGATTTTTTATTAGAATGAGAAAAGTAA
- a CDS encoding MAG6790 family protein has protein sequence MYKYKAKLISTQEVVAQANTLEDLDGMILGYRRKQKVGEHTNGNEKIQIIHVERDSLKGKHKSKEIILKEV, from the coding sequence ATGTACAAGTACAAAGCAAAATTAATTTCTACACAAGAAGTTGTGGCTCAAGCAAACACTTTAGAAGATTTAGATGGTATGATTCTAGGGTATCGTCGTAAACAAAAAGTTGGTGAGCATACAAATGGAAATGAAAAAATACAAATTATTCATGTTGAAAGAGATTCATTGAAAGGAAAACATAAATCTAAAGAAATTATTTTAAAAGAAGTTTAA